CTATGCATATGTTTCAAGTCTTGCTCAACACGGGGGCAGCAGCAACACTCTTGGCGCCAACACTCGCAGTGCAATTGTCACAAGAAGAATTTCGTGAGGCAATGTTGATTCATTTGAGCGCGGCGGGAAATTCATTGGAAGAGCGCTGTGCGGTAGTTTTGATGGATATACCCGCTGCAGAGATTCATTCTTGGGCTGATTGTGTTCGCATGCCAATAGAGGTTCGTGACTTTAGCGAAATCTTTAGCGAGTTATTAGTGTTGATTAATAAGAGTCAACTTCAATTTCAGCCCGTGGATGTGTTGGCTTGGTTCAATCGCGCGGATGTATGGCGCAAGCCTGATCGCGGACAAGCTTTGCTCAATCTTGCCCAAAACCTTGGCTTGGGTGTGATGCCATTAATTAAAGCGATGCGTAACGTACAAGCGCTCAATACCGCAGAGATTATTGCTGGAATAGCTGCTGAAGATCGATCTAATGGTGAACGTATTGGCAGTGCGTTTGAGGTGGCAAGATTGGCCGCTATTACAGCGGCACTTAAAGCCTAATTCTTGCGGCCTGTTTAAAGCCGATTTCTGCCACGCAATCCAGGTAAGTCCTCTAAAGAATGTCCTGGAAGGAACTGCTCCAGATTTTTAGAAAAGGCAAATGCTTTAAATAATTCACCCATCTCGGCTTCCGATAGCAATTTTTGTAATGAGTTAGAGATTGGCAGGAATGTTTCTGGATTGCTGGGGTCGCCAATCTCTAGCGCGATATCACCAATACCAGCATCTAAAAGATAAGCCGCCTGATTCGTTAAATAAACATCATCAGCGTTTTCTGCTAACGCAGCACGTGCAATTTGCGACCACTCAACGTGAGTTGTTAGATCGCATAGCCCTGGTAGATAAAACGGATCTTGAATCGCATGATGGCGATGATGTGCCATCAGCGTTCCTTCAGTTCTTTGCGAGTGGTAATACTCGCTCTCAGGAAAACCGTAATCAAGCGTGAGGAATAAACCACTATCTAAATGTTTTGTAACCTGATGCATCCAGGCGATCGCAGGCGAATGTAGTTCGGTGACATAACCCTCAGGAAAATTACCAGTCAACAAAGTTTCAGGAAGAAGACTTTGATTAACAGGAGCACCAGTTTTCCAAATGAGCTTATTATTTTCGAAGGCTACGCCATGCGAATACCAAAAACCATTTTGATAAATGATGGTGTCGCAGGGAATCGCATCAATCACTTCGTTTGCCAAGATAACACCCGAAAAATTTTTCGGTAGTTCACTTAGCCACTGACACTGAGTCGGAATATTGAGCTCTTTGACGGTCTTTTGAATGTGCTCTTTTTGACGTTGAGCTAGATCCGGAGAGATTTCAATAATGCTGTAGGTGTCTAGGGTCAACCCAAGATCTCGAAGGCGAGTCAGTATAGATGTTGCCAATTTGCCAGTGCCTGCACCAAATTCTAATATCTGGGTAGGTAATCTTTTCTGCTGAAGACCCTCAAGCACTGGAATGAGGGTTGAGCAAATCGCTGCCCCAAATAGCGGGCTAAGCTCAGGCGCGGTTGTGAAATCTCCACCAGCACCCAGTTTGTGAGCCCCTGCGCTGTAATAGCCCATTCCGGGCTCATACAGGGCCATCTCCATATAGCGAGAAAAAGGTAGCCAGCCGCCCTGGGAGGCGATCTGAGAGGCTATTTTTGCCTTTAGAAGCTCGCTATGCTCCGTTTCTAGGCTGGTCAAGGTAATATCCATAGCTCGCTAGTCTAAGAGAATTTAATTGAACCCGAGTTCAGTCCACCCTTCAGAGCAACAAAAAGCAGTTTTAGTGACTGGTGCTGGTAAGCGCCTGGGTCGTGAAATTGCTTTGCAGTTTGCGCGCCAAGGATGGGAAGTGGCAGTTCATTATGGCCGTTCTCGCCAAGAAGCAGAGGGAACCGTAGCCGACATCCAGCGTCTAGGCATGAAGGCTATTGCATTTCAGGCTGACTTGGCGATTGAGGGTGCTGTCAAAACGCTATTTTTCGATGTGGCTCAACAGTTTCCTAATTTGCACTGTTTGGTGAATAGCGCTTCAATTTTTGAATATGACCGCGCTAACTCCAGCACACCTTTAACTGGCAGATCTTTGTTGGATCATGTGCAGGTCAATTTACTGGCGCCTGTTTTGCTGGCGCAATGCATGTTTGCATTCCAAAAAGAGAAGAAACAAACGTCTGATGTAATTGCATCTGTAATTCAGTTGCTTGATCAAAAGTTAATTAATCTCAATCCAGATTACCTGTCATACACACTATCAAAAGCAGGCCTTGCTTCTTCAGTTGAAACTTTGGCAATGGATTTTGCTCCTTATCTCAGAGTGGTTGGATTAGCACCGGGTATTTCACTGCCATCGGGCGATCAATCGCAATCAGGGTTTGCTCAAGCCCATAAGATGACTCCTTTAGGTCAATCATCTACGCCGGCGGATATCGCAAGTGCAGCTGTATTCTTGGCTAACGCTAATGCCATTACAGGAACGACACTGTATGTAGACGGCGGCCAACATTTATTACCCTCATCACGTGATGTGATGTTTAAAACGAACTAAGTATTCATACAAAGCATTTAGAAAAATTCCCCATTTATGCACGCCATTCTTTCGCATCCCGCTTTAATTGACTGTCGCCGTTTGTTTTTGCGCGACTATGAAATTTATATCAATATTGGCGTTCATGACTTTGAAAAAAAAGCAGAGCAACGCGTGATTTTGAATGTAGATCTATATATTCCTCTTGCTATGAATACGCCAACACACGATCAATTAAATGAAGTGGTTGATTACGATTTCATGCGTGAGACTATTAAAGAGATTGCTGCCAAAGGGCATATTCAGCTTCAAGAAACGTTTTGCGATGAGATTGTTAGCGCGATGTTGGCGCATCCTAAAGTATTGGCGGCCCGCGTAAGCACCTCTAAACCCGATGTGTATCCAGATTGCCATTCAGTTGGCGTAGAAGTATTTCGGATCAAGCAGTCGTAAATATTAGATATATTGCAAAAGAACTAAGTGCTTATGGGCGATATACGAAAAATTGTTTTTGAAGAAAACAAATTAGAAAAAAAGCTTTGTCGCTTGGTTGGCCAAGCTATTGGCGATTTTGGCATGATCGAGGATGGCGATAAGGTAATGGTATGTGTGTCTGGCGGCAAAGACAGCTATGCCATGCTGGATATTTTGATGAAGTTGCGCGAACGTGCGCCGATCAATTTTGAAATTGTGGCCGTCAATTTAGATCAGAAGCAGCCTAATTTCCCAGCGGAAATATTGCCCAACTATCTGAAGAGTTTAGGCATTCAGTTTCATATCGAAGAGCAGGATACTTACAGCATCGTCAAGCGCGTTATTCCAGAAGGTAAAACGACCTGCGGACTCTGTTCGCGCTTACGTCGCGGGATCTTATATCGAGTTGCGGATGAGTTGGGCGCTACAAAAATTGCTCTTGGCCACCATCGTGACGACATTCTTGAAACGCTCATGCTCAATATGTTCTATGCAGGCAAGCTTAAAGGTATGCCGCCTAAATTGAGATCTGATGATGGTAAGCATATTGTGATTAGGCCGCTTGCTTATGTGCCTGAGAAATTGCTGGAGCGTTATGCAGGCGACATGAACTTCCCCATTATTCCCTGTGATCTTTGTGGCAGTCAGCCCAATTTACAGCGCCAGGTGATGAAAGAAATGTTGCGCGATTGGGAAAAGAAGCACCCAGGTCGAGTAGAAAATCTGTTCCGCTCAATGCACCATATTGTTCCGTCACATTTAATGGATTCCGAGGCTTTTGACTTCAAAAATCTTGAGATTTCAACTGAGCTCTCAGGTGTAGCTGCAAGGTCTTCGGGAGACAAGGCAATTGATGAGTCAGAATTAGATGAATTGGCTTGCGGAACCCTTGTGCAAGGGACTTATAATCCCCCTTTATGAATATCGTCATATTGGCTGCCGGGCAGGGAAAGCGGATGAAATCCGCATTACCAAAGGTTTTACAAACACTGGCAGGCAAACCCCTTTTGCATCATGTTCTCGATACCGCTCTAGCGCTTCAAGGTAAAACTTCAAAAAAGGGTCCAGTAGTAGTTATTGGCCATGGCGCTGACGACGTAAAAGAATTTTTATCCAGCACTGCTAAAGAAGATGTCAGATTTAGTAAAGTGAGCACTGCGCTTCAAGCGCAGCAAAAAGGTACGGGCCATGCTCTATTGCAAGCATTGCCAAAATTAGATACACAAGAGCCAACTTTGGTTTTGTATGGAGATGTTCCTCTTACAACTCAAAAGACATTAAGTAAGTTGTCTAAATTGGCTGATGGCGTACGTGGTAAAAATTGTGCCTTAGCTTTGCTGACCCAGAATTTGAGTAATCCTACGGGTTATGGTCGCATCGTGCGTGATGCTGATGGCTCTGTAAAAGAAATTGTTGAAGAAAAAGATGCTTCAGTGGCACAGAAGGCCATTCAAGAAATTAATACCGGCATCATGGTGTTGCCAACAAATTCTTTAAAGAAATGGCTCAAAGCTTTACGTGCTAGCAATGCCCAGGGTGAGTATTACTTGACTGATGTAATTGCAATGGCGGTAAAAGATGGTGTGCCTATTCGCACAGCACAGGCTGATAATGAATATGAAACTATTGGCGTTAACAGTCGCGAGCAATTAGCAAGCTTAGAGCGCGTACATCAGCTCAATATTGCAAATCAGTTGATGGACTCAGGGGTATCGCTTGCTGATCCTGCGCGTATTGATGTTCGTGGCACTTTAGAGTGTGGGGAAGATGTATTTATTGATGTTGGTTGTGTGTTTGAGGGTTGCGTTACCTTAGCCGCTGGCACAAAAATTGGACCATATTGCATTATTCGCAATAGCGTGATTGGCAAGGATGTTGTGATTCATGCATACAGCCATATTGATGGCGCTAAGGTTGGTAACCAGTCTCTTATTGGCCCTTATGCACGCCTAAGGCCTGGTGCTGATTTATCAAATGATGTGCATATTGGAAATTTTGTTGAGGTAAAGAACAGCAAAATTGCAGCAAACAGCAAAGCAAATCACTTGGCTTATGTTGGAGATTCTATTGTTGGTACAAGAGTCAACATTGGCGCGGGCACCATTACTTGCAATTACGATGGTGTTAACAAACACCAGACCATTATTGAGGATGACGTCTTCATTGGTTCCGATACTCAGTTAGTTGCGCCAGTGCGTGTAGGGCGTGGTGCTACTCTGGGGGCAGGAACAACACTTACCAAAGATGCGCCAGCTAATCAGTTAACTGTTTCAAGAGCGAAACAAATTTCTTTGCAGTGGCAACGTCCAGTAAAAAAAGAAAAAGTTGTTTCTAAGAAATTAGTTGCTAAAAAAGTAACAGTTAAAAAAACGATATCAAAAAAGCCCTTAAAAAAAGTGGTTAAAGCTAAGGGCAAAAAATAATGTGCGGCATTGTTGGCGCAGCCTCTCATCAAAATATCGTTGAGGTATTGGTAGAGGGTTTGCGCCGCCTTGAATATCGTGGCTATGATTCTTGTGGCTTCGCAGTTATCAATGGCGATGACGCAAAACATCCTATTGAGCGCGCTCGTACTACTGCTCGTGTTTCTGAATTAGCTGAGCAAGGTAAAGATTTCAAGGGAACTCTTGGAATCGCCCATACCCGTTGGGCGACGCACGGCAAGCCAGACACTCAAAATGCCCACCCTCATATTTCAAATGGACTCATTGCGGTAGTTCATAACGGCATTATTGAGAATTATGAAGTTCTGCGTACGGAGTTAAAAGCGGCTAGCTATGTTTTTAGTTCTGAGACTGATACAGAAGTAATTGCCCATTTAATTCATCAGCAATATGTTGGTGACGGTCAAAAAAGTATTGCAGATGCAGTCAAAGCGGTATTGCCAAAGTTGCATGGAGCTTATGCGATTGGCGTGATCGCGCAAGATAACCCCGCAACATTGGTGGGTGCGCGAGTTGGCTCCCCATTAGTGATCGCGCTTGGCAACCAAGAAAATTTCTTGGCATCAGATGCCCTTGCTTTAGCGGGCCGCGCTCACTCTATGATGTATTTAGAAGAAGGCGATGTGGCTGTCTTGAGGGCTGGGAGCGTCGAGGTATTGGATCAAAGTGGTAAGTTAGTTGAGCGTGAGCGCAAGCCTATGCCAGCGCAAGCGGATTCCGTCGATCTTGGCCCTTATCAGCATTACATGCAAAAAGAAATCTTTGAGCAACCCAGAGCAATTGGCGATACGCTTGCCAATATTGCTTCATTTGGACCAGAGTTATTTGGTGCTAAACCAGATGAGTGGCAGGGATTCGATCAAATTTTGATTTTGGCTTGTGGAACTAGTTATTACTCGGCATGCGTTGCTAAGTATTGGCTAGAAGATATTGCAGGCATTCCAACCCAAGTAGAAATTGCTAGCGAATATCGCTATCGCACAACCGTTCCAAATCCAAAAGCATTAGTTGTGGTGGTTTCGCAATCGGGTGAAACGGCTGATACCTTAGCAGCATTGCGTCATGCCAAGGAGCTTGGACATCGTTACACATTGGCTATTTGCAACGTTGCAAGTAGCGCTATGGTTCGCGAAACCCTCTGGCATTTCTTAACTAAGGCCGGTACAGAAATCGGTGTTGCTTCAACTAAAGCATTTACTACGCAGTTGCTAGCTCTATATCTGCTAGCCATATCGCTAGCAAAACGCGCTGGAAAAGTGAGCGCTGAAAAAGAAAAAGAGTTGTTACGCGAGTTGCGTCATTTACCCAAGGCATTGCATGCGGTGTTGGCGCTTGAGCCACAGATCATGGCTTGGAGTGATGCTTTCTCGAAATGTGAGAACGCGCTCTTCTTGGGTCGCGGGCTCCACTACCCAATTGCCCTTGAGGGCGCATTGAAGCTTAAAGAGATTTCTTATATTCATGCGGAAGCCTACCCCGCTGGCGAACTTAAGCATGGACCATTGGCGCTAGTAACAGACAAAATGCCAGTAGTAACTGTTGCACCCAATGACGTACTTCTTGAAAAACTGAAGTCCAATATGCAAGAGGTGAAGGCACGTGGCGGCAAGCTTTATGTCTTTGCTGATCAAGACACCGAAATTGTGAATAGCGACGGCATTAATGTGATTCGATTGCCAGAGCACTATGGAAATCTTTCACCTATTCTGCATGTTGTTCCGTTGCAGTTATTGGCGTATCACACAGCATGTGCTCGTGGCACAGATGTTGATAAGCCACGTAATTTAGCGAAAAGCGTAACAGTCGAATAATTTTTTTACTTATTTGACTTTGACACAAACTTGTGTACAAATTTCAGTAGATAAATCAGGGTGTTACGCAACCCCAACATCATTTTTGTGTTCAAATAACTCTTACAAAAGAGAATATTTGCCGCACCCATGTTTTTTTTAAAGATCCCTTCTTTCTCGTATTCCAAGCTGCTCCCGATTCTATGCGTGAGCTTACTTTCAGCATGTGCGGTTGGTCCTGACTTTAAGCAACCTGAGGCGCCTAAAACCTCTTCTTACACCGAAGGCCCTGTAGCCAAGAAATTAGCAACCGCCCCTGGTGTTCCGGGTGGAACGGATCAAGAGTTTGTCGAGGGTGCTGATATCGAAGCGCAGTGGTGGGAGTTATATAAATCCCCTGAACTGGATGCCTTAATTAAAAAAGCATTGGAACAAAATCCAAATTTAGGTGCTGCTGATGCTGCATTGCGCGCATCTCAGGAAAACGTAAATGCTCAAATTGGTGGGCAATACTTTCCTGCTATAGGTCTTGGTGCAGGCGCTAGTCGTCAGCTGCAACCTTCGGCTATTTATGGCTTGCCATACGGATCTGATACCTACAATCTTTACAACACCTCTGTGAATGTTAGCTACAAACTGGATGTGTTTGGAGGGGCTCGTCGCGCAGTAGAAGGTGCTAGAGCACAGGCAGAAGTTGCGCAATTCCAGCTGGAGGGTGCATACCTCTCTTTGACGGCCAATGTGGTCACCAGCGCAGTAAGAGAAGCTGCTCTGCGAGCGCAGATGAGTGCCACGGAAGAAATCTTGAAGGCGCAAACTAATCTTGCTGAAGTAACAGAAAAGCAATTGGTGATTGGTACGGTTTCGAAAGTCGATGTCACTTCCCAAAGAACATTGGTATCGAATTCACAAGTCGATTTATTAAATTACGAAAGAAATTTAGCGTTCACACGTAATCAACTCGCAGTCTTAGTGGGCGAGGTGCCTAGTAATGCTGATATTGCACATTTTGATTTAAGCAAATTGCATTTGCCTGAAAAATTGCCACTCTCAGTCCCGTCAAGTCTTGTACGCCAACGTCCAGATGTTCGCGCAGCTGAAGCTCAATTAAAAGCGCAGAATGCATTTGTTGGGGTTGCCACGGCAAACTTGTTGCCGCAATTTAATATCACTGGATCCATTGGTTCTGCCGCGCTTACTTCTGCGGCGCTATTTGGTCCTAACTCTGCTTTATGGTCTATTGGTGGCGGAATCTTGCAGCCCTTGTTCCAGGGCGGTCAATTGTTGGCACAGCGTCGTGGCGCACTGGCCAATTATGAGCAGGCGGCTTTTCAATATCAAGCGACAGTCTTGAATGCATTTCAGGAAGTTGCCAATGCCCTACGCGCTCTAGAGACTGGTGCTCAAGCACTTAAGGCGGCTTCTGATGCAGAGCGTTATGCCTATGAAACTTTGGATCTTGTGCAACAACAATACAAACTCGGAACAGCAAGTTATTTGGCGGTGCTCTATTACCAAAATCAGTATCAACAAGCCAAAGTGAAATCCGTTGCTGCTCAAGCAACGCGATTTTCTGATACGGCAGCATTATTTGCAGCATTAGGCGGCGGCTGGTGGAATCGCGTTGGTCCAGCCTTCAAACCAAAAGACATCGCAAACAAAGATCAAAATGAAACTTCTGGAAACAATTAAAAGCAAACTGATTGCTGCTGTCATTGCCATCTGGGCATGGTTAAAGTTGAAGGCAGTGCAATGGAAGTTGCGTGAAAAAGCCCTTTCCTTTTGGGAAAAAGCTAAATCATTTTATGCACGCATGGGGGTTAAGTGGCGCGGTACAAAGGCATATGCCAAGTTAATGGCAATGGAGCCTTTGCCACGTCGCATGACAATCATGCTGTGCGGAGTCTTCTTATTGTTGGGGCTGATTTTTGCTTTTAATCAGTTCAAGTCATTCATGATTAAGCATTTCATATCAGGAATGGGTTTGCCACCAGCGACGGTTTCAACAATGGTGGTTGCAACTTCAGAGTGGCAGCCAAAGTTAACTAGTGTTGGTAATGTACGCGCCTTTAGAGGGGTTGATCTCAGTACAGAAATTGGTGGTTTAGTTCAAACTGTGCCCGTTAAATCTGGTCAAGATGTTAAAGAGGGCGATTTACTCATTAAATTAAATGACGCTTCTGATGTGGCCCAACTGAACTCCTTAAAAGCAATGGCGGATCTTGCAAAAGTCATTAACGAGCGCGACAAGCAGCAGCTGGCGATTCAGGCGATTAGCAAAAACGTTTTTGATACTAGTAAAGCCGATGCAAAATCAAAGCAAGCTCAGGTCGAAGCTCAAACCGCTTTGGTTGCTAAGAAAAATCTAAAGGCTCCATTTAGTGGACGTGTTGGCATTGTGTCAATCAACCCTGGGCAGTTTGTGAATCCAGGCGATAAATTAATCACCCTGCAAACTTTAGATCCTATATTTGTGGATTTCACATTGCCTCAAGGTAATGCTGAGCAAATTCAAGTGGGGCAAGAAGTTGTCGTTACTACTGATGCATTTAAAGATGCCAGCTTTACCGGCAAGATCACTGCAGTTAGCCCAAAAGTGGATACCAATACTCGCAATATTCAAATTGAAGCGCAGATTGCCAACCCTGACAAGAAAATATTGCCTGGCATGTTTGCTAATGTGAATATTAAGCTTGGTGACGAGGTGAAATTGCTAACCTTGCCACAAACAGCAGTGACTTATAACCCTTACGGATCAACCGTTTTTATTGCTAAGCCTACTGGTAAGAAAGATAAGCAAGGCAATCCAGCGCTTGAGGCCCAGCAAGTATTTGTAACAACTGGTGCGACACGTGGTGATCAAGTGGCTATTCTCAAAGGCATTAATGAAGGTGATACCGTTGTCACTAGCGGTCAATTGAAGTTAAAGAATGGCACGCCTCTGATTATTAATAACAAGGTGCAGCCCGCAAACTCTCCTGATCCTAAGCCGCAGGAATAATTAGCCGATGAATTGGACAGATATATTCATCCGCAGGCCAGTGTTATCACTGGTGGTCAGTGCGCTGGTGCTCGTTTTTGGTTTGAAGGCGATTGGTTCTTTGCCAGTTAACCAATATCCACAAACACAAAATGCCATCGTTACGATAACTACCGCTTACTACGGTGCTGACCCGGAAACGATCGCTGGTTTTATTACGCAACCTTTAGAGGCTTCAATCGCTCAAGCTCAGGGCATTGATTATCTTTCCTCAACTAGCGTGAGCGGTGTCTCCACCATCATTGCGACACTCAAACTGAACTATGACTCGAACTCGGCATTAACGCAGATTCAGACGCAGATTAGTGCGGTAAAGAATCAGCTGCCCCCGCAAGCGCAACAACCTGTATTGACCGTTCAAGTGGGTCAATCAACTGCTGCAATGTATATGGGTTTTTATAGTGATCAGTTGCCCAACAATGCGATCACGGATTATTTATTGCGAGTTGTAAAGCCTAAGTTAGATTCTGTTGAGGGTGTACAAAACGCGGAGATTATTGGTGGTAGGAAGTTCGCTCTACGTGCTTGGTTGGATCGTGAAAAAATGGCTGGTCTTGGTGTTGGCGCAGATGATGTGTATAGCGCCATGTCAGCAAATAACTATTTATCTGCAGTGGGCAGCACAAAAGGCGATATGGTTTCTGTTGACCTGGTTGCTGGTACTGACCTGCACACATTGGAAGAGTTTCGCAAGCTAGTGGTGAAGAAGGATGGCGTCAATATTGTTTACTTAGACCAGGTGGCGAATGTCTCTCTAGGCTCCGAAGACTACAACACCAATGTGGCTTTCAGCGGTAAACAATCTGTATTTATTGGCATTAAGGTTGCGCCACAAGCCAATTTGCTTGATGTGGCCCAGCGCGTAAGAGACGTGGTTCCAGATATCCAGAAACAATTGCCGATTGGCATGAATGGTCAAATTGTTTATGACTCCACAGAATTTATTACTAGCTCGATTGATGAAGTGATCTCAACCTTGCTTGAGGCCTTAGTCATCGTGACAGTTGTGATTTACTTGTTCTTGGGAAGTGTTCGCGCGGTAGCAGTGCCTGTAATCGCGATGCCTTTGTCTTTAATTGGTACTTTCTTCTTGATGCAAATATTGGGCTACTCCATTAATTTGCTCACACTCTTGGCATTGGTTCTAGCAATTGGTCTAGTAGTGGACGATGCCATCATCGTTGTCGAGAACGTTGATAGGCATATGAAGGAAGGTAAATCGCCTTTGGAAGCCTCCTTAATCGCAGCTCGTGAATTGGGTAGTCCAATTTTGGCGATGACGGTTGTATTGATCGCTGTATATATTCCGATTGGTTTTCAGGGCGGTCTAACCGGAGCTCTTTTTACGGAATTTGCATTTACCTTAGCCAGCGCTGTAGCGGTATCGGGCTTGATTGCATTAACTTTGTCACCAATGATGTGCTCGCGTATTTTTACCGAAGAGCAAGAAGCCTCTTCTTTTGTGCATAAGATCGATCAGATATTTGATAAAGTGCATCACAGCTATCAATCCACTTTGCGCGACTTATTAAGTACCTGGCAAGTCATTATTGTGATGGGCGCTATTTTGCTTGGTGGAGTTGCTTATCTTTATGCCACTGCGCGCGCTGAATTAGCGCCAACGGAAGATCAGGGCATTGTGTTGATGCAGGCATCTGGCCCGCCAAACAGTACTGTGAATCAGATGCAAACTTATGCAGATCAAATTTACGCAATTGCTGCAGCTGAACCAGAATATGAACAAGCGTTTCAGATAACTAGTCCAACATCCAGCTTTGGCGGCATTTTGTTAAAAGATTGGAGCTCACGCAGTCGCAACGCGACCAAGTTCCAAGAAGATATGCAGCAAAAGTGGAATACGATTGCGGGTGCGCGCGTAGCCGCATTCCAGTTCCCCGCTCTACCTGGAGCCCAAGGTTTGCCGGTTCAGGTTGTAATTAATACTACTGAGTCGTATGAGCAATTGAATGAGGTGTCCCAGACGGTTTTGGATAAAGCACGTCGCAGTGGCAACTTCTTCTTTGTAGACTCCGACTTAAAGATTGATAAGCCGCAAGATGTTCTTGTGATCGATCGCGAGAAGGTGGCTGCTTTAGGAATGACGCAGCAGCAGGTTGGTGCAGCGCTCTCTGCGGCTTTGGGTGGTGGTTATGTGAACTATTTTTCTGTCTCAGGTCGTTCATATCGAGTGATCCCACAAGTGAAGCAAGTGGATCGTTTAAACCCAGATCAGATATTGGATTACTACATCCGCACTCCAAGTGGCGCGATGATTCAGGCGCGGACGATTGCTAGCATTAAACAGCGCGTTGTACCGCAATCGATTAATCACTTCCAACAATTAAACTCTGCAACCATTTCTGGAGTGAGTACACCGTTTATCTCCCAAGCAGATTTGCTGGAGTACATGCGTCAGACTCTAAAAGAAGTCGCTCCAAATGGTTACTCCATGGACTATGCGGGCCCTTCACGTCAGTTTATGTCTGAGTCAGGCGGCTTTCTTGTAACAATGTTCTTTGCAATTTTGATTGTTTTTCTGGTACTTGCGGCGCAGTTTGAAAGCTTCCGCGATCCAATTGTTATTCTGGTGTCTGTTCCCTTAGCTCTTTTTGGCGCTTTGATTTTTATTAATCTGGGCTTCACTACCTTGAACGTTTACACGCAGGTAGGTCTTGTCACCTTAATGGGCTTGATTAGTAAGCATGGTATTTTGATTGTTGAATTTGCAAATGAATTGCAAGAAGCCGGCCGTAGCAAATTAGATGCGATTGTTGAAGCAAGTAGCGTTCGTTTAAGACCAATCTTGATGACTACTGCAGCGATGGTACTTGGCGTTGTGCCTTTGGTAATTGCCTCTGGAGCAGGTGCAGCCGGCCGTCAATCTATGGGAATCGTGATCTTCACAGGCCTATCAATCGGCACCTTGTTCACGCTCTTTGTAGTGCCTGCGATGTATCTGTATATGGGCGCTGATCACCACCAGAAGAAATTCAAGCAAGAATAATTTTTTAAATGAGTAAAGCTCAATATCACTTGTTAATGATATTGAGCTCTTTTTCTGCAAATTCTTGAAAATGGGTTTCTGATTTAATTTGATTTAACCAGCGATCGATATTCTGTAAATTTACTCGTGCGCC
This DNA window, taken from Polynucleobacter sp. MWH-UH25E, encodes the following:
- a CDS encoding efflux RND transporter periplasmic adaptor subunit yields the protein MEPLPRRMTIMLCGVFLLLGLIFAFNQFKSFMIKHFISGMGLPPATVSTMVVATSEWQPKLTSVGNVRAFRGVDLSTEIGGLVQTVPVKSGQDVKEGDLLIKLNDASDVAQLNSLKAMADLAKVINERDKQQLAIQAISKNVFDTSKADAKSKQAQVEAQTALVAKKNLKAPFSGRVGIVSINPGQFVNPGDKLITLQTLDPIFVDFTLPQGNAEQIQVGQEVVVTTDAFKDASFTGKITAVSPKVDTNTRNIQIEAQIANPDKKILPGMFANVNIKLGDEVKLLTLPQTAVTYNPYGSTVFIAKPTGKKDKQGNPALEAQQVFVTTGATRGDQVAILKGINEGDTVVTSGQLKLKNGTPLIINNKVQPANSPDPKPQE
- a CDS encoding efflux RND transporter permease subunit, which translates into the protein MNWTDIFIRRPVLSLVVSALVLVFGLKAIGSLPVNQYPQTQNAIVTITTAYYGADPETIAGFITQPLEASIAQAQGIDYLSSTSVSGVSTIIATLKLNYDSNSALTQIQTQISAVKNQLPPQAQQPVLTVQVGQSTAAMYMGFYSDQLPNNAITDYLLRVVKPKLDSVEGVQNAEIIGGRKFALRAWLDREKMAGLGVGADDVYSAMSANNYLSAVGSTKGDMVSVDLVAGTDLHTLEEFRKLVVKKDGVNIVYLDQVANVSLGSEDYNTNVAFSGKQSVFIGIKVAPQANLLDVAQRVRDVVPDIQKQLPIGMNGQIVYDSTEFITSSIDEVISTLLEALVIVTVVIYLFLGSVRAVAVPVIAMPLSLIGTFFLMQILGYSINLLTLLALVLAIGLVVDDAIIVVENVDRHMKEGKSPLEASLIAARELGSPILAMTVVLIAVYIPIGFQGGLTGALFTEFAFTLASAVAVSGLIALTLSPMMCSRIFTEEQEASSFVHKIDQIFDKVHHSYQSTLRDLLSTWQVIIVMGAILLGGVAYLYATARAELAPTEDQGIVLMQASGPPNSTVNQMQTYADQIYAIAAAEPEYEQAFQITSPTSSFGGILLKDWSSRSRNATKFQEDMQQKWNTIAGARVAAFQFPALPGAQGLPVQVVINTTESYEQLNEVSQTVLDKARRSGNFFFVDSDLKIDKPQDVLVIDREKVAALGMTQQQVGAALSAALGGGYVNYFSVSGRSYRVIPQVKQVDRLNPDQILDYYIRTPSGAMIQARTIASIKQRVVPQSINHFQQLNSATISGVSTPFISQADLLEYMRQTLKEVAPNGYSMDYAGPSRQFMSESGGFLVTMFFAILIVFLVLAAQFESFRDPIVILVSVPLALFGALIFINLGFTTLNVYTQVGLVTLMGLISKHGILIVEFANELQEAGRSKLDAIVEASSVRLRPILMTTAAMVLGVVPLVIASGAGAAGRQSMGIVIFTGLSIGTLFTLFVVPAMYLYMGADHHQKKFKQE
- a CDS encoding efflux transporter outer membrane subunit, producing MSLLSACAVGPDFKQPEAPKTSSYTEGPVAKKLATAPGVPGGTDQEFVEGADIEAQWWELYKSPELDALIKKALEQNPNLGAADAALRASQENVNAQIGGQYFPAIGLGAGASRQLQPSAIYGLPYGSDTYNLYNTSVNVSYKLDVFGGARRAVEGARAQAEVAQFQLEGAYLSLTANVVTSAVREAALRAQMSATEEILKAQTNLAEVTEKQLVIGTVSKVDVTSQRTLVSNSQVDLLNYERNLAFTRNQLAVLVGEVPSNADIAHFDLSKLHLPEKLPLSVPSSLVRQRPDVRAAEAQLKAQNAFVGVATANLLPQFNITGSIGSAALTSAALFGPNSALWSIGGGILQPLFQGGQLLAQRRGALANYEQAAFQYQATVLNAFQEVANALRALETGAQALKAASDAERYAYETLDLVQQQYKLGTASYLAVLYYQNQYQQAKVKSVAAQATRFSDTAALFAALGGGWWNRVGPAFKPKDIANKDQNETSGNN